The following proteins are co-located in the Nerophis lumbriciformis linkage group LG22, RoL_Nlum_v2.1, whole genome shotgun sequence genome:
- the LOC133615315 gene encoding eukaryotic peptide chain release factor GTP-binding subunit ERF3A isoform X1 encodes MEVAENTAPMENGDAEMTSEEPWDQKEAEPNEEEPGGGCSGDHGPEGVTAAEESGSEMMEEEEETPFPKGPPPQPDAPKKEHINVVFIGHVDAGKSTIGGQIMYLTGMVDKRTLEKYEREAKEKNRETWYLSWALDTNQEERDKGKTVEVGRAYFETDKKHFTILDAPGHKSFVPNMIGGASQADLAVLVISARKGEFETGFEKGGQTREHAMLAKTAGVKHLIVLVNKMDDPTVNWSLERYEECKEKLVPFLKKVGFNPKKDIHFMPCSGLTGANLKEPTNMCSWYTGLPFIPHLDSLPGFNRSSDGPIRLPIVDKYKDMGTVILGKLESGSISKAQQLIMMPNRHNVEVLSLLSDDVETDDAAPGENLKLRLKGIEEEEILPGFILCNAENLCHSGRTFDAQIVIIEHKSIICPGYNAVLHIHTCIEEVQITALICLVDKKTGEKSPTRPRFVKQDQVCIARLRTAGTICLETFKDFPQMGRFTLRDEGKTIAIGKVLKLVAERD; translated from the exons ATGGAGGTGGCGGAAAACACTG CTCCGATGGAGAACGGCGACGCAGAAATGACCTCAGAGGAACCATGGGACCAGAAAGAAGCTGAACCTAACGAGGAAGAGCCAGGAGGTGGGTGCAGTGGCGACCACGGTCCAGAAGGGGTAACAGCAGCCGAAGAGTCGGGGTCAGAGatgatggaggaggaggaggaaacgCCTTTTCCCAAGGGTCCACCTCCACAGCCAGACGCACCTAAGAAGGAGCACATCAATGTCGTGTTCATCGGGCATGTAG ATGCTGGAAAGTCTACCATTGGTGGACAAATCAT GTATCTTACGGGCATGGTGGATAAGAGAACCTTAGAGAAGTATGAGCGAGAAGCAAAGGAGAAGAATAGAGAAACCTG GTACCTGTCTTGGGCCTTGGACACCAATCAAGAGGAGAGGGACAAAGGCAAGACGGTGGAAGTGGGCCGAGCATACTTTGAAACAGACAAAAAGCACTTTACCATCTTAGACGCACCCGGCCACAAGAGTTTTGTGCCCAACATGATCGGAGGTGCATCACAAGCTGACCTGGCTGTGCTG GTGATCTCTGCCAGGAAAGGAGAGTTTGAAACCGGCTTTGAAAAGGGTGGACAGACGCGGGAGCATGCTATGTTGGCCAAAACAGCGGGAGTCAAACATCTGATTGTTCTGGTGAATAAAATGGATGACCCTACTGTCAACTGGAGCCTGGAGAG GTACGAAGAGTGTAAGGAGAAATTGGTGCCATTTTTGAAGAAGGTGGGCTTCAACCCAAAGAAAGACATTCATTTCATGCCATGTTCCGGGTTGACGGGGGCCAACCTGAAGGAACCCACTAACATGTGCTCCTGGTACAC aGGTCTTCCATTCATTCCACACTTGGACAGTTTGCCAGGTTTTAACAGATCGAGCGATGGCCCTATCAGATTGCCAATTGTCGACAAATACAAG GACATGGGCACTGTGATTCTAGGCAAACTTGAGTCAGGCTCCATCAGTAAAGCACAGCAGCTGATTATGATGCCAAACAGG CACAATGTGGAGGTGTTGAGCCTCTTGTCAGATGACGTGGAGACGGATGATGCTGCACCAGGAGAAAATCTCAAATTAAGGCTGAAGGGTATTGAGGAGGAGGAGATCCTTCCTGGGTTCATCCTGTGTAACGCGGAGAACCTCTGCCACTCTGGACGCACTTTTGACGCCCAG ATTGTCATCATCGAACATAAATCTATCATCTGTCCTGGTTATAATGCTGTCCTTCACATTCACACCTGCATCGAAGAAGTGCAGATTACG GCCTTAATTTGTCTGGTAGACAAGAAGACAGGAGAGAAGAGCCCGACGCGGCCGCGGTTTGTTAAACAAGATCAGGTCTGCATCGCACGCCTGCGCACGGCTGGAACCATTTGCCTCGAGACCTTTAAAGACTTTCCTCAGATGGGACGGTTTACCTTACGAGATGAAG GTAAGACCATCGCCATCGGTAAGGTTCTGAAGCTGGTTGCTGAACGGGACTGA